Genomic window (Marinobacter fonticola):
ACGACTGGCGTATCGGTGTGCTCGGTGGGCGGGCAATTTTCGCCTGCAAGTACTACATGGTGAAGGGACACTGGCAGATATACAGCCACGGCGAAAATCAGCAATTCGACAGTGGTGAGTTCGATACGCTGCCCACTTACGAGGTGCCGCGCAATGTCATCCAGGCAGCCCTGAATGCAACGCGCCTAATCGGCGACGGCCTCTACGGTGTGGATATCAAGCAGGCGGGCAACCGGGTGGCGGTGATCGAAGTAAACGATAACCCCAACGTCGATGCCGATGTAGAAGACCGGTTCCTGGGGGGTGAGCTCTATACCCTGATCATGCAGGAATTCTTGACCCGCATGGAAGCTCGCCGCCGCGGTTGATGCCCGGTCCTCTCGGGCGCGCCGTTCGTTTACGCAATTGCCGGGTATCGATATCGATGCCCGGAGCTTGCGGGAGTGGATGAGATTTCCACCGGCCAGGGGGTTAGCGGTGCAATCGTAAAGTGTGCAGATTTGGCCTGATTTTGGAACTAACCTGATTGTCTTATGCACAAAGTGCAGAATGAACAATCAATTTTACAAACTGTTTCTTTTGGCTGTGCACCGGCTTGATGCGTTTGTAACACGCTGAAAATTAAGATAAAAAATGTTGATCAAAAAATGATCAATCTGTAGGGCGGCCCGTTTCCCAAGGGGTCTGAAAATCTGAACGCCCATTTTCAACAGGGTTATCCACAGTTTTCGTGGAAAAGGTCACAACAGCTTCACCATACAGTCATTTAGCCGTCATCTCTCTTTGGTGAGCGAGGCTGTGGAAAACCTTTCAAGCATCATTCGATCATAGAGGATGCGTCATGGGCTGCGGGTTTTTTGGTAGCCTTTCAAGTTGATGGCGCTTGGCAAAGTCGTTATCCCGGTGGCTGCCGCTCGTGCCCTTCCGTTATACTCGCGCTCCTTTGCAGGTGCTGGAGTGAACGACAATGTATGGGCTGATCCGCAATTTACTTTTTCGACTGCCTCCCGAGCAGGCGCATTCAGTGGCGTTGCGGTCCATGGATGTAGCGGAACGGTTTGGTTTGCTAAAAAAACTGTTTTCGTCCGTGCCCGACGCGCCCGTCAGTGTCATGGGGCTGCGGTTTCCCAATCCGGTGGGTTTGGCTGCGGGGTTGGATAAGAATGCCGAGCATATCGACGCGCTGGCTGCGCTGGGTTTCGGTTTCATTGAAGTGGGTACGGTCACGCCGGTGGCCCAGCCTGGCAATCCTCAGCCGCGCCTGTTTCGCCTGCCTGAGCATGGCGCGCTCATCAACCGCATGGGGTTCAATAACGCCGGACTCGACGTGCTGTTGGCCAACGTCCGTCGTGCCCGTTTCGACGGTGTTCTGGGAATCAATGTCGGCAAGAACAAACTGACTCCGGCAGAGGATACAGCCTCGGACTACCGCAAAGGCATTGCCGCAGTGTACGCGTTGGCCAGCTATATAACCGCCAACGTGTCATCACCCAACACCCCGGGTTTGCGGGACTTGCAGTTCGGCGATTCCCTGAAACAGCTCTTGGAAGCTATCAAGGAAGAGCAGTGTGTTCAGTGCGATCGCCAGGGCCGTTATGTTCCCGTTGCGGTGAAGATTGCGCCCGATATGGACGATAGCGCCATTCGGTTTGTTGCGGATGCATTACTGGAAACGGGTATCGACGGCGTCATTGCGACGAATACCACCATTGAGCGGGACGCTGTGGCTGGGCATCGCTACGCGGCAGAGCAGGGCGGGCTGAGTGGCCGCCCGGTGCGCGAGTCCTCGTTACGTGTGATAGAAGGCCTGTACAGCACCTTGGGCGATCGTGTGCCCATCATCGGCGTGGGCGGTATTGGCGATGCCGAGAGTGCGGCGGAGAAGGTGCGGGCCGGGGCCAAGCTGGTTCAGGTTTACACCGGCTTTATCTATCGGGGGCCTGAGCTTATTCGTGAAGCCACACAAGGTATCCAGGCGTTACGTTGACACGGTGAGACGTTGACACGGTGAGAAAGGGCAGCGCTAAGGGCCGGGTTTGCAGCGATCCCAAGATCACTCTCGAAAAAAAACGCCCAAAAAAATGGGCCCGCTTAGCGGGCCCGTGCGGGGAATAAACCCCGTGGCGTTGCATTTGCTGCTGGTAAGGGTCGAGTGGACCCTTTTGGGTTTTTGCTTCTGGTTCTATCCAGTTCAGTTTTTCTCTGCTAACGCTTGATAAATTGAGTGTTTCAAGCTCTCAATTTTCAGGTTTGCGATGTCAGATCATTAAAAGACAGTGGGTTATCGGCTTCAGGCCGTGATGTTTGGCAGTTTGTGGATACCTGAAACGCCCGTTAGGCCTTCCCAGTTATCCGTTCTCCCTTCCCGCCATCCGTTGAGCCATTCTTGCCGGCTTTCGGCCCTGTCGAGAGGGCAGCTATCTTTGGATTTACCGGAAATGCCGGCTAGATAACCCCGTTTGAATGCGCGAGCACTCATATCTCGTTTCTGTCTTTTCATGCTGTTCCTCACCTCATGGGTTTGAAGTTCATGAGTGTGCACACATGCCGAGCGGCCTTGTTAACCTCACCACCAACGGATGTCGTCCGCTGGAAAAGAGTTTGGCTGCAGGCCAGGATCCTGTCGCTGGCGCTATAAACGCCAACGCTTGAAAAGACGCGTCAAAAACAAGGTAAGACGAAAGTGATCAGGATGTACACTATTAATTTCATCTAGATGACTGCCGCTTTATATTTATGTGACATAAAAATGTCAGCGCTTAGCGCTCAAAGCGCTCATTTCATGCAGTTAGCGGGTAACGATTAAGTAGTGGATGAGCTTCCGCCTGAGGTCATCGACGCGCAATTAACTTGGGTTATTGCGAGAATGTCAGAAAAGGTTTGGTAAAGCGCAATACTAAGACAACCTAAGCCCATACAACGGGGCTGATCCCAAGCGTTCAAGCAGGAGTGATTTGTGTCGCGACACGATTTTTTTGTCAGTTGTCCCAAAGGCATCGAGTATTTACTGGCGGATGAACTTGCCGCGCTGGGACTGGACGTCGTCCGTCATGCCCCTGCCGGTGTCTGGGCTGCAGGCACCCTTGAGCACGGGTATCGGATTTGCCTTTGGTCACGGCTGGCCAATCGGGTGATCCTGCATCTGGGCACGGTCGATGGGCATTCCGGCGATTCGCTCCACGAAGCAGTCCATGCCATGACTTGGGAAGATCACCTGCAGGTGTCCGGTAAGTTCCGGGTCAATTTCATTGGCCAGAACGAAAATATTCGCAATACGCAGTTTGGCGTCCAGCGGGTTAAAGACGCCATTGTCGATAGGCTGCGTGAACCGTCGGGGCTTCGGCCAGCGGTGGATACGAAAGACCCGGATATCACGGTTTCTGTACGCCTGAACCGAGGTGAGGCTCAGGTTGGGATCGATCTCAGTGGTGAGAGTCTGCACAAGCGGGGCTATCGCATAGAAAAAGGCGTTGCGCCATTGCGGGAAAACTTGGCCGCCGCTCTGCTGATACGGTCCAGATGGCCGGATATCGCGGCGGCAGGTGGCGATCTGACCGATCCCATGTGCGGCTCGGGGACACTGCTGATCGAAGGGGCGATGATGGCCTGCGACATGGCGCCGGGTCTCAAGCGCGACGACTATGGCTTTCAGCGCTGGAGCGGCCACGATGCCCAGCTCTGGGACAAGCTTATGGAAGAAGCCCAGGCGCGGGCGGCGCTTGGCTGTCGAACCTCGCAAGCGCGATTCCGCGGCTATGACGAGAATGCACGAGTGATCGCGACAGCCTGGCGCAACATCGAGCGCATGGGCCTCAATGACCGTATCCATGTGGAAAAGCGGTCGCTGGCTGAATTCCATAACGCATCCCAGGCTGATAAAGGGTTGATCCTCACCAACCCGCCTTATGGTGAGCGTCTGAGCGAGCGTAAGGCGCTTGGCCCGTTGTACGAGGCGTTAGGGCAGGCCGTCCGCAATGAAGCCCAAGGCTGGGAGATGGGCGTATTTACCAGCGCGGCGGAATTGTGTCATGGGCTCGGCCTGCGCAGTCACCGTCAGTACAAGCTGTATAACGGGCAACTGCCGGCTCAGCTGCTGCTATTCACTATCAATTCGGAAAACGAGGCCAGGGTACGCCGTGCCGGTGAGCCCGAACAGGTCCGCGCGCGTATCGCCAATCCGGAACGGGCGGAGATGTTGCGTAACCGGCTGCGCAAGAACCTGAAACAGGTCGGGCAGTGGGCACGCAAGAACAATGTCGAATGCTACCGCCTGTACGATGCCGACATGCCTGAGTTCGCCCTTGCTATCGACTGCTATGGGGATCGCGTGCACGTGCAGGAATACGCGCCGCCCAAGTCGGTTGACGCGAGAGCGGCCCGTGAACGGCTGGCCGAGGCCCTGGCCGTCATTCCGGAGGCGCTGGGGATTGAGTCTGAAGCGCTGATCTGCAAGCAGCGCCAACGTCAAAGTGGTACGGCGCAATACGAGAAGCAGTCTGCCTCCGGTGATTTTTTTACCGTTCACGAGGGAGGCTGCGCACTGCGGGTCAACCTGAAGGACTATCTGGATACCGGGCTCTTTCTCGACCACCGCCCAGTGCGGCAGTGGATTCAGGGCAATGCGGCGGGCAAGCGCTTTCTTAATCTGTTCTGTTACACCGGGGCGGCCACCGTCCATGCCGGCGTTGGTGGAGCCCGTGAAACGTTAAGTCTCGATATGTCTAAAACCTATCTCAACTGGGCGCGGGAGAACCTGCGCCTGAATAAGTTAGAGGAGGGGAAACACCGGTTGTTGCAGGCTGACTGTCTGCAGTGGCTGGACGAGAAGCCGGGCAAAGGTGAAAGCGCGTTCGATTTGATCTTTATGGACCCGCCGACATTCTCCAACTCGGCCCGGATGGAAGGCGTGCTGGACATCCAGCGCGATCATCCGCACCTGGTGCGTCAGGCTATGAATCGGCTGGCACCGGACGGTGTCCTGGTGTTTTCTAATAACTTCCGGCGCTTTCGGCTCGATGACACCCTGGCGTCAGACTTCGACGTCGAGGATGTCACGCGGCAGACCATCGATAAAGATTTCGCTCGCAATACACGAATCCATCAGTGCTGGCATATTCGTCACCGCCGCACAGAGGCTTAACGTTAGCTGGCGGCAGGCGACGACGTGTGACGAGGGATACCGGCCCTTAGAACTCGTAACGAAGGCCGCCGTTGAACTGGTAACCGCTGGCGGATGTATCGGTGTCCTCGAACAGACGACCGCCCTCCAGCACCACATAGGTGTTGTCCAGCACTTCCAGGTCGATGCCGGCGAGCCAGCTGAAGGCAAAGGAGCTGCCTGGAAAATCGTCATCGAAATCGTCGTAGGGGTTATTCTCGGACGCTTCACGATTTTTTAGGTCGGCACTCCCTTGGATGTGCGAGAAGCCCACCTGAGCGTAGACATTGGAGAAATCGGTCAGGCCATAATGAACACCCATGTACCAGCTGGCGAACCAGTCGATATCCAGGGTGAGGTCGTCGGCCACCTCCGAGTCCGTAAGGCCGGCACCCGCTCGCAGCTCGACATGGAATAGATCGGAAATGTGCGATCCGAGGACGATGCTGCCGGTGCTCAGCCAACCTTCGCCGTCGTCGCCGGTGGCCTCGCCAACCTTACGGTATTCGAGCGCGGTACCGAGTACGCCAATGTAATCCAGTCCCGCCCGACTTTGCGGCGCTTCTTTCTGGGCGTGGCTGAGTGAGCTGTTCAGCAGACATGCCGAACATAGGGCGATGAACGATAAACGTCGGGCCATCATAGTGGGCTTTCCTGCCTTGGAAGTCTGACCGCGCGGTTGGCGGTTCTTATGATTATGTCTGGTGCAGGGGCGGGGATGACGTGCAGATGTGATAAACCGGCCCTGGTACGGCTATGGATTCTGCCGCTTACAGAGCGCGGATGCGTCGACCCAGATCACAATTCCCCAGGCTGGTTTTCCTCCGGAATCAACCCTTCTTCACGTGCCAGCATCAGTAAAGCGAAGACACCGCTTTCCGGCAGTTGTGGGTCCAGTCCATGGGTGAAGAGCAACTCCCGCCGCCAGTCTTCCAACTCGGGCCGGGACAGGTGCTTGACCAAGTGGTCGACCGTGGCCAGCTCGAAAGGCACGGGCATATCCATGGCCTCGAATAGCAGTTCAACCAAGCCTTCGTCCGGGTCCAGTCCGTCGACAAAGATGGTCTTGTCGGAAAGATCCTCGTTCAGTTCCCGGGCCAGTTCCAGTAGCGGCACGCCTTGTTCCTGCAGATAGCGCAGATCGACGTCGACGCTGTCCGGATCGTCGGGCAACCAGCTTTCGTCCGGCTCGATCACCACGGTTTTCATCGAACCGTCCTCCAGAGACCAGGCCATGGCGGTCGGGAAGCAGAGTTCGTCGGAGTCGACGAATTCGATGTCGAGAAACTGGGGCAGACGCATGAACACATCCCATATGCAGAAATAAAGGTGCTCAAGGATAGCAGAACTATAAGGCGGCGTGACGTGTCTCGATGGGCTTGAATCGCAGACGGTGGTAGTGAAAGAGATAGTGAAAGTGATAGTGAAAGGCGCAATTTCGAGTGCAGGCGTGATCGTGCGATACTGGCCTTAAAATCGATATTCACTTTTTTCAACGGGTACATGGATCACCATGGACAACGCGGTTTTCAACCAACAGCTTTTCGATTTCCTTCAGCAGTCCCCCACGCCGTACCATGCGGTCGAACAGTTGGCAAAGCGTCTCGAGGCTGCCGGTTTCGAGCGTCTCGATGAACAGGCGGAGTGGACCCTGGCGTCAGGTCAGCGCTACTACGTCACTCGTAACGATTCCACGATTATCGCCTTTCAGACCGGACTCGGCGACCCGGTAAAACAGGGCGTGCGGATGATTGGCGCTCATACAGACAGTCCTTGCCTGCGAGTCAAGCCCAATCCCGAGCTGTTCCGCAAGGGTTACTACCAGCTGGGCGTCGAGGTTTATGGCGGTGCGCTGCTCAATCCCTGGTTCGATAGGGATCTTTCCCTGGCTGGCCGGGTCAGCTACGTGGACAGCAACGGGCGACTGCGGGACGATCTGATCAATTTCCGCAAGCCGGTCGCGACGATTCCCAGTCTGGCGATCCATCTGGACCGCGAGGCCAACAACAGCCGTACCGTCAATCCGCAGACGGATATACCGCCGTTGCTGATGCAGGCGCCGGAGAAAGAGGCCATTCCGTTCAAGGAGTTGCTTGTTCGCCAGTTGCGCGAAGAGCACCCGAACGCCGATGTGGCCAAAGTGCTGGACTACGAATTGAGCTTCTACGACACCCAGCCACCGTCAGTGCTGGGCCTGAACGGCGAGTTCATCGCTTCGGCCCGTCTGGATAACCTGCTGAGTTGCTTCATTGGCCTGCAGGCGCTGCTGGATGCGGATGCCGCCCAGCCGGCGGTGCTGGTCTGCAACGATCACGAGGAGGTGGGCAGTATGTCGGCCGAGGGCGCCCAAGGGCCTTTCCTGTCGTCCGTGCTGGATCGCTGGGTCGGTGCAGCGCAGCGCCCGCGGGTAATCGCCCGCTCGATGATGGTGTCTGCCGACAACGCGCATGGGGTTCACCCCAACTATGCAGACCGTCACGATGGCAATCATGGCCCGCTGCTGAACGCAGGCCCGGTGATCAAGGTCAATAACAACCAGCGCTATGCCACTAACAGCCGTACGGCTGCGCTTTACCGGCACCTGAGTGAAACGCTGGACCTGCCGTGCCAGACTTTTGTGGTGCGCACCGATATGGGTTGCGGTAGCACCATCGGACCGCTGACCGCTGGCAACCTGGGTGTCCGTACGTTGGATATCGGTGTGCCGCAGTTCGCTATGCACTCGATTCGGGAAATGGCGGGTGCTCAGGACGGCTATACGCTCTACCAAGTGCTGCGGCGCTATATTGAGTTGGACGACCTGGGGTAGCCGTCTGGGAGAACGGTGTCTCGACCTCGGGCGAGGTCGATGCAAACGAAAAAGGCCGCTCGTTTGAGCGGCCTTTTGAAGTTCGGTGGCTCCCCGAGCTGGGCTCGAACCAGCGACAAACGGATTAACAGTCCGTTGCTCTACCAACTGAGCTATCGGGGAACAGCTGTGTTTCAGCAGGCGCGAATATTAAGGAAGTTGCGGTGGGGGGTCAACCCTCTCACCTGGAAAATTGGAGACTCCGCAAACTGACAATGACTGGGCGCCCCTCAAATCTCTATCCGCTGCCAACCGTTTTGGCCAGCGATGGCCACAGCTACCGGCCGCCGCTATGGTTGCGTAACGGACACCTTCAGTCCGTATGGTCCACATTGTTCCGGCGGGTGGCGTTGACGCGACCCCGGGAGGAAAGTCTCGCAACCGAAGATGGCGACGCACTGGACCTGGACTGGTACGCGCAGGGTAGCGATCGCTTGGCTATCCTGTCTCACGGTTTGGAGGGCCACAGCCGGCGGCCGTATGTCTTGGGTTTGGCTCGGGCGCTGTTGGCGGACGGCTGGGATGTGCTGGCCTGGAACTTTCGTTCCTGCGGCGGGCGTATGAATGACCAGCCACGCTTCTACCATAGCGGCGCGACGGAGGATCTGCATGCCGTCGTGGAACACGTGCTGGAGGCGCCAGCCCGTTATCGTCACTTGGCACTGTCCGGTTTCTCCATGGGCGGCAATCTGACGATGTTGTACCTTGCCGAGCAAGGCGAGCGCCTGGATAGCCGTATCTGCGGTGGGCTGGGTTTTTCGGTGCCCTGCGACCTGGCCGGTAGCGCTTCGATGCTGGCTCGGCCCAGCCGCAAGGTTTACATGCGGCGCTTCCTCAGGGACCTGCATGTCAAGATGAGCGAGAAGGCACGGCGTTTCCCGGACCTGATCGATATCGATGGGTTCGACCAGATCCGCAACTTCCAGCAATTCGACGAGCGCTACACGGCGCCCCTGCATGGATTTCGCGATGCGCAGGATTACTGGGCCCGGGCCTCGTGCCTGCCGCGTTTGCCGGATATCCGGGTGCCGTCGCTCATCGTCAATGCGCTCGACGATCCGTTTCTGTCGCCCTCGTGCTTCCCTGACAACAAGCAGCAGTTGGGAGACTGGGTACAGTTGGAAGCCCCAAGGTGGGGCGGACATGTGGGTTTCGTCGAACTGGCGCGCGACAGCTATTATTGGTCCGAGCGCCGCGCCCTGCAGTTTTTCCGGGACCTAACTTGAACCCCTAGGTCACGAACACGCAGGCAGCCTGTAGGTTGGGCTGGCAAGCCCAACAAATGCGGCAAATCTTGTTGGGCTTTTCAGCCCAACCTACAGGCTTGCCGTTCTTCCGGAGGCTGGTCTGAAGCTCCCGGAAAAATCCGGCGTGGTTCACTCTGTGGATTCGGTCTTTAGCAGCGGCTGTAGGTGAGGCCATACGTTGTCGAGTAACGCAGGCTGCGCCTGCGCGGTCGGGTGAATGCCGTCATCCTGCATAAAGCCTTCCCGGTTGTAGACGTCTTGCAGAAAGAACGGCACCAGGCCGGTGTCATACTTTGCCGCCAGATCAGGATAGATAGCGGCAAAGGCGTCGGTGAAACGCTTGCCGAAGTTCGGCGGCATCTGGATACCGACCAACAGAACGCGCGCGCCCTGTTGCTGGGACTGTTCGATCATGCTCGCCAGGTTGTCCCGGGTTACCTTGGGCGGAAAACCACGGAGTCCGTCGTTGCCGCCCAGTTCGAGAATCACGATTTCCGGGCCGTGCCGATCCAGTAATGGCGCAAGCCGCCGCTCGCCACCATCGGTGGTTTCGCCGCTGATGCTGGCGTTGGCAACCTGCCACTGGTCGAAACCTTCCTCTGCCAGACGTTGACGCAGTAAGCTGACCCAGGCCTTTTCGGTCTGTACGCCGTAAGCGGCACTCAGGCTATCGCCCATGATCAGCAGGGTGGGCTGGTTCGCTTGAGCCAGCATGGCGAACAGGGCAAGAAAACAAAAAACGATTGATCTCCGGAACATAAATCCCGTATCCATTGTCAGATGAAACATTTGTTGGCCGCGAATCAGCCGACATCACACCATTCGAATCTGTTATTTCTACCGTCGAGGAGACACCGTGGCAACCGGAACTGACATTTTGAAGGTCACAGGCCTCAGTCACGAAGTTGATCTGGGAAACGATACGCTGAGGATTCTGCATGAGGTCAACCTGACCATCGGGAAGGGTGAATCCGTGGCCATCGTCGGGCGTTCCGGTTCCGGTAAGACAACACTGCTGGGTTTGTTGGCCGGGCTGGACAGCCCGAGTCACGGCCGGGTCGAACTCGACGGCCACCCCATCAGCGAGCTGAGCGAGGACGAACGCGCCAGCCTGCGGGCACAGCGGGTGGGTTTCGTTTTCCAGTCCTTCCAGCTGCTCCCGGCCTTGACCGCTTTGGAGAACGTCATGCTGCCGCTGGAGCTGGCAGGACAGTCCGGCGCCGAAGCCCACGCGCGGGAATTATTGCAACGGGTGGGCCTGGGGGAGCGGCTGCAACACACGCCGCGCCAGCTTTCCGGTGGCGAACAGCAGCGGGTCGCCATAGCCCGCGCCTTTGCCGCCCAGCCCAAGATCCTGTTCGCCGATGAACCTACCGGCAACCTGGACAACAATACAGGCCAGGCAGTGTCCGATCTGCTGATGGCCCTGAATCGCGAGCAAGGCACAACGCTCGTCATGGTGACTCACGACGAGCAGCTGGCCGCCCGCTGCGAACGCCAATTGTCGATCGAGGCCGGGGAGGTGTCCGAAACGCGTGGTGTTCAAGCCCAAGGAGTGGCTGTTTGATGGCTGCATCGAAAACCCTAGGGCACACCGGGCGTGACTGGCGCGAGCGGGATATTCGGGTGCTGGTTGCGGCGTTGGTCGTCGCCGTCGCCACCGTGGCCACCATTGCGCTGTACGCCAGCCATCTTCAGCACACCCTGGTAACGTCTGCTTCCGCCTTCCTGGCGGGCGACCGCCAACTTGAAAGTGAAAACGGCCAACCCATCCCCCAGGCCTGGCGGGATGAAGCGGAAAGTCGTGGCCTGAAGACGGCCCGCATGGTCGAGTTTTCAACGATGGTCTTCGGGGCCGGTAATTTTCAACTGGTCTCGGTCAAGGCGGTTGACGACGATTATCCCCTGCGCGGTCAGGTGGAATTCCAGTCCGGGCCGCAGGCGCCACGTGAGATGATTGAGGGTGGCCCCGGCCGGGGCGAGGTATGGATCAACCCGCGATTGCTGCGGTTGCTTGAGGTGGATATTGGCGGCACGGTCGAGGTGGGCAATTCCTCGCTCAATGTCTCCGGCCTGCTGATCCGGGAGCCCGATGGCGGCTTCAGCATGTCGGCCCTGGCTCCGCGCATCATGATGCATGCGGACGACGTGCCTGCGACAGGTGTCATCCAGGACGGCAGCCGGGTTGAATACGTCAACCTGTTTGCGGGGGAGGCGAGTGCGCTCGATGCCTATTATGCGTGGCTCCAACCCCGCTTTTCGCCGAGTCATGAGTGGGAGAGCATCGAAGACGGCGAAACCCTGTCCGAGTCGTTATCGAAAGCACGGCGTTTTCTGTTGCTGGGGGGGAGTCTTGCGGTGCTACTCGCGGCGGTCGCGGTGGCGGTGGCCAGTCGACAGTACGCCCTGGGGCAGCGGGATACGGTCGCTCTGCTTAAGACGCTGGGTGTTCCAGGTCAGCGTATTTCGCGCGTTTACATCCAGCGGCTGGCGTTGTGGGGCGTTGTCGGCACCTTAGTCGGGCTAATGGTGGCGTTACCCATATTTTGGGGGTTGGCGTCGCTGACCGCCAATCTCCTGGAGCGTGAGGTCGATTTCAGCGTCGATGTTGCTGCGCTGGGACCGGCGCTGGTGACCGCGCTGGTCTCCCTTTTCGCGTTTGCCTATCCACCGATCCAGCGGCTGCGCCAGGTGGCGGCCATGCGCGTACTGCGGGCACAGCCAGGCGAGGGCGGTAGCGGCGTGCTGCGGGATGGACTGATTGCTGTTGTCGCCATCTTCGGCTTGGTTTGGATGTACGCCCGCGAACTCTGGATGGTGCTGGCCTTGTTAGGCGGCCTGGCAGCCCTGCTGCTTATCCTGGCGGTATTGGGCTGGCTGATGGTTCTGGGCCTTCGCCGGATTGTCGGCGGCGGCAACGCCTGGCGTCTGGCCCTGGTCGGCTTGTACCGGCACCGGAGAGCCAGCCTGTCGCAAATTGCCGTGTTCGCCATGACGTTGATGCTGGCGGCGACGCTCATTTTGGTGCGCTCTTCTTTGCTTGACGATTGGCAGTCGCAACTGCCTGAGGATGCGCCCAATCACTTCCTGATCAATATCAGTTCGGATGCCGTCGGCGAGGTCACCGGCTTCCTGAATGAAAACGGCCTAACGACCGACACCCTTTATCCCATGGTGCGTGGCCGCCTGACCGAACTCAACGGCCAGCCCGTGCGTGAGGCCGTCAGCAAGGACCGCGACGTCAATGCCTTGAACCGCGAGCTCAATCTGACCTGGATGGAAAACCTGCCCGACGACAACCGCATCGTCAACGGCCAGTGGTTCGAGCCCGGTGCTACCGAGGGCGTTTCGGTCGAGGCCGAGTTGGCGCAGCGCCTCGGGCTGAAGGTGGGCGATGTGCTTGGTTTTACCATCGGCTCCGAAACCATTGCCGAACCGGTAAAGAGTATCCGTACGGTGCAGTGGGATAGCATGAAACCCAATTTTTACATGGCTTTCCCACCGGGGGGGGCGCTGGAAGGACTGCCGGCGACTTGGATTACGAGCTTTCACCTGGAGCCTGAGCGCAAAGCGGTATTGAACGCATTCACCCGCGAGTTTCCGACCATCTCAGTACTGGAGCTCGATCACATCATCGAGCGTATTCGTGAGATCGTGATTCAGGTCACGCAGGCGATCGAGGCTATTCTGGCCCTGATTCTGGCGGCAGCCGTTGTCGTCATGGCGGCGGTGGTCAGCGCCACGCTTCAGGATCGGCAGCGAGAAGGGGCGCTATTGCGGACGCTGGGTGGTCGTCAGCGCCTGCTGGTCAACAGCACCATGCTGGAGTTTGCATTGCTGGGTCTGTTTGCCGGCGTTCTCGGCGTGATGGCGGCAGAAGTTGCCGTTTGGGCACTGCAGTACCGGATGTTCCAAGGCTCCTTCAACTGGCATTGGCCGGTGGTCTTCGGTCTGCCGCTGATCAGCGCCGTGGTCCTAGCGCTGTTTGGCCGGTGGCAGCTCAATCCCGTCCTGCGGGTATCGCCGATGTTGCTGCTGCGGCGGTTGGAATAGGAGGTTGCCGCGTCGCCTGGGTGCCTAGCGATAGGCATCCATGATCCGATCCAGATCGCCGTTGGATTTCATGGCGGTGAGCTCGGCGTTGAATTTATCGGCAAACGCGTCCATATCCGGACGCAGCATCAGGCGCAAGCCTAAGTCGGTCAGCGCATTGTCGCTGACAGAAAACTGACCGCGCCAGCCATTCTGGCGGATCAGCCACTGGCCGACCAGCATGTCGGAAATGGCGAGATCAAAATTATCGTCGCCGTGCAGCAGATAGC
Coding sequences:
- a CDS encoding quinone-dependent dihydroorotate dehydrogenase, which gives rise to MYGLIRNLLFRLPPEQAHSVALRSMDVAERFGLLKKLFSSVPDAPVSVMGLRFPNPVGLAAGLDKNAEHIDALAALGFGFIEVGTVTPVAQPGNPQPRLFRLPEHGALINRMGFNNAGLDVLLANVRRARFDGVLGINVGKNKLTPAEDTASDYRKGIAAVYALASYITANVSSPNTPGLRDLQFGDSLKQLLEAIKEEQCVQCDRQGRYVPVAVKIAPDMDDSAIRFVADALLETGIDGVIATNTTIERDAVAGHRYAAEQGGLSGRPVRESSLRVIEGLYSTLGDRVPIIGVGGIGDAESAAEKVRAGAKLVQVYTGFIYRGPELIREATQGIQALR
- the rmf gene encoding ribosome modulation factor; this encodes MKRQKRDMSARAFKRGYLAGISGKSKDSCPLDRAESRQEWLNGWREGRTDNWEGLTGVSGIHKLPNITA
- the rlmKL gene encoding bifunctional 23S rRNA (guanine(2069)-N(7))-methyltransferase RlmK/23S rRNA (guanine(2445)-N(2))-methyltransferase RlmL, whose amino-acid sequence is MSRHDFFVSCPKGIEYLLADELAALGLDVVRHAPAGVWAAGTLEHGYRICLWSRLANRVILHLGTVDGHSGDSLHEAVHAMTWEDHLQVSGKFRVNFIGQNENIRNTQFGVQRVKDAIVDRLREPSGLRPAVDTKDPDITVSVRLNRGEAQVGIDLSGESLHKRGYRIEKGVAPLRENLAAALLIRSRWPDIAAAGGDLTDPMCGSGTLLIEGAMMACDMAPGLKRDDYGFQRWSGHDAQLWDKLMEEAQARAALGCRTSQARFRGYDENARVIATAWRNIERMGLNDRIHVEKRSLAEFHNASQADKGLILTNPPYGERLSERKALGPLYEALGQAVRNEAQGWEMGVFTSAAELCHGLGLRSHRQYKLYNGQLPAQLLLFTINSENEARVRRAGEPEQVRARIANPERAEMLRNRLRKNLKQVGQWARKNNVECYRLYDADMPEFALAIDCYGDRVHVQEYAPPKSVDARAARERLAEALAVIPEALGIESEALICKQRQRQSGTAQYEKQSASGDFFTVHEGGCALRVNLKDYLDTGLFLDHRPVRQWIQGNAAGKRFLNLFCYTGAATVHAGVGGARETLSLDMSKTYLNWARENLRLNKLEEGKHRLLQADCLQWLDEKPGKGESAFDLIFMDPPTFSNSARMEGVLDIQRDHPHLVRQAMNRLAPDGVLVFSNNFRRFRLDDTLASDFDVEDVTRQTIDKDFARNTRIHQCWHIRHRRTEA
- a CDS encoding outer membrane beta-barrel protein; the protein is MMARRLSFIALCSACLLNSSLSHAQKEAPQSRAGLDYIGVLGTALEYRKVGEATGDDGEGWLSTGSIVLGSHISDLFHVELRAGAGLTDSEVADDLTLDIDWFASWYMGVHYGLTDFSNVYAQVGFSHIQGSADLKNREASENNPYDDFDDDFPGSSFAFSWLAGIDLEVLDNTYVVLEGGRLFEDTDTSASGYQFNGGLRYEF
- a CDS encoding M18 family aminopeptidase, whose amino-acid sequence is MDNAVFNQQLFDFLQQSPTPYHAVEQLAKRLEAAGFERLDEQAEWTLASGQRYYVTRNDSTIIAFQTGLGDPVKQGVRMIGAHTDSPCLRVKPNPELFRKGYYQLGVEVYGGALLNPWFDRDLSLAGRVSYVDSNGRLRDDLINFRKPVATIPSLAIHLDREANNSRTVNPQTDIPPLLMQAPEKEAIPFKELLVRQLREEHPNADVAKVLDYELSFYDTQPPSVLGLNGEFIASARLDNLLSCFIGLQALLDADAAQPAVLVCNDHEEVGSMSAEGAQGPFLSSVLDRWVGAAQRPRVIARSMMVSADNAHGVHPNYADRHDGNHGPLLNAGPVIKVNNNQRYATNSRTAALYRHLSETLDLPCQTFVVRTDMGCGSTIGPLTAGNLGVRTLDIGVPQFAMHSIREMAGAQDGYTLYQVLRRYIELDDLG
- a CDS encoding YheT family hydrolase, yielding MTGRPSNLYPLPTVLASDGHSYRPPLWLRNGHLQSVWSTLFRRVALTRPREESLATEDGDALDLDWYAQGSDRLAILSHGLEGHSRRPYVLGLARALLADGWDVLAWNFRSCGGRMNDQPRFYHSGATEDLHAVVEHVLEAPARYRHLALSGFSMGGNLTMLYLAEQGERLDSRICGGLGFSVPCDLAGSASMLARPSRKVYMRRFLRDLHVKMSEKARRFPDLIDIDGFDQIRNFQQFDERYTAPLHGFRDAQDYWARASCLPRLPDIRVPSLIVNALDDPFLSPSCFPDNKQQLGDWVQLEAPRWGGHVGFVELARDSYYWSERRALQFFRDLT